A genomic window from Agreia sp. COWG includes:
- a CDS encoding RICIN domain-containing protein, translating to MTHSLAGHAQTFHRTHSSSLLSRLAVAAVATLIFTFSGGAPAQASWNTPERPLTASVTAGTMAITQTGFSSLAAVYSSSALTVTGPVTVKNTGSVPAPYSLGLGTRSATALATSAAVNVWVVPAASACTATATASGATGKTWTTVGASTGTLAAGASVVYCIRSSITQSQRFALAGVSATLNSTVSATQGNWNSSSTASATQTVADSVTPGQTSKTSETDSSISLSWTAPTDTAAISGYQVVRDGVVVATLPASRLTYTDSGLDVLKYYTYTVRSTHTATPVDVSPLSPAVAHATAWFTYTNWYSVRNVSSQLCVTGADGGTVAGSALVSSACSNQASQSNKFVVDASNTSYVNITPKSSASLFWDSPSDDSSILRTSSNISAQKWQILAIGSGTGTFTLQNKNNDCLDVSGNNLGSSTQVRVAACDGSANQTFILKNMG from the coding sequence GGCCACGCTCAGACGTTCCATCGCACGCACTCCAGCAGCCTGCTGTCGCGGCTCGCCGTTGCAGCCGTCGCCACCCTCATTTTCACGTTCTCGGGCGGCGCACCGGCCCAGGCTTCGTGGAACACGCCAGAGCGCCCACTGACAGCGTCTGTCACCGCGGGAACGATGGCCATCACGCAGACGGGATTCTCGTCGCTTGCGGCGGTCTACTCGTCGAGTGCCCTCACGGTGACGGGCCCGGTGACGGTGAAGAACACCGGCTCGGTTCCTGCCCCCTATTCACTCGGCCTCGGCACCCGGTCCGCGACGGCGCTCGCCACCTCTGCGGCAGTCAACGTGTGGGTCGTCCCGGCGGCCTCCGCCTGTACGGCGACCGCAACGGCATCCGGAGCCACAGGCAAGACGTGGACGACGGTGGGCGCGTCGACCGGAACGTTGGCAGCCGGCGCCTCGGTCGTGTACTGCATCCGAAGCTCCATCACCCAGTCGCAGCGTTTCGCACTCGCCGGGGTCTCGGCCACACTGAACTCCACCGTGAGTGCAACGCAGGGCAACTGGAACAGCAGCAGCACCGCCTCGGCCACCCAGACCGTCGCGGACAGCGTCACGCCGGGCCAGACGAGCAAGACAAGTGAGACAGACAGCAGCATCTCGCTCTCGTGGACGGCGCCGACGGATACAGCCGCCATCAGCGGCTACCAGGTCGTGCGCGACGGCGTCGTGGTCGCAACTCTTCCGGCGTCTCGGTTGACGTACACCGACTCGGGTCTCGATGTACTGAAGTACTACACCTACACGGTGCGCTCGACCCACACGGCGACTCCCGTCGACGTGTCGCCCCTGTCTCCGGCCGTGGCGCACGCGACCGCCTGGTTCACCTACACCAACTGGTATTCGGTGCGAAACGTGAGCAGCCAACTGTGCGTGACCGGCGCAGACGGCGGAACCGTCGCGGGCTCAGCGCTGGTGTCGAGTGCGTGCTCGAATCAGGCGAGCCAATCGAACAAGTTCGTCGTCGACGCCTCGAATACCTCCTACGTCAACATCACGCCCAAGAGCTCGGCGTCGCTCTTCTGGGATAGCCCGAGCGACGACAGCTCGATACTGCGAACATCGAGCAACATCAGCGCTCAGAAGTGGCAGATCCTCGCCATCGGCTCGGGTACCGGCACCTTCACACTGCAGAACAAGAACAACGACTGCCTGGACGTGTCTGGAAACAATCTGGGATCCAGCACGCAGGTGCGGGTCGCCGCGTGCGACGGCTCCGCGAACCAGACCTTCATCTTGAAGAACATGGGGTGA
- a CDS encoding signal peptidase I, with product MPAHARKNESVWHFLGQILSWTLLAAVLALGAVTVIVPKIAGAMPLTVLTSSMKPGLPPGTLLVVRPVAPQDIRVGDVITYQIRSGVPGVISHRVTGISLGADGSRTFVLKGDNNSAADAEPVIAAQIQGRLWYSLPLLGYANTAATGDAREWIVRGAGVLLLGYAVTVVVRGVLSRRRNKGADRGEGV from the coding sequence ATGCCCGCGCACGCACGAAAGAACGAGAGTGTCTGGCACTTCCTCGGCCAAATTCTCAGCTGGACTCTCTTGGCCGCGGTCCTCGCCCTCGGGGCGGTGACCGTGATCGTTCCGAAGATTGCGGGCGCCATGCCGCTGACCGTCCTGACCAGCTCGATGAAGCCGGGGCTTCCCCCCGGTACGCTCCTGGTCGTGCGGCCCGTCGCCCCACAGGACATTCGCGTGGGCGACGTGATCACCTACCAGATTCGCTCTGGCGTGCCGGGCGTCATCAGTCACAGGGTCACCGGCATCAGCCTGGGTGCAGACGGTAGCCGCACCTTCGTTCTCAAGGGTGACAACAACAGCGCCGCCGATGCGGAGCCCGTTATTGCCGCCCAGATTCAGGGAAGACTCTGGTATTCCCTTCCCCTGCTCGGCTATGCCAACACAGCGGCGACGGGAGATGCTCGCGAATGGATCGTGCGAGGTGCCGGCGTTCTTCTGCTCGGCTACGCGGTGACCGTGGTGGTTCGCGGTGTTCTCTCCCGCCGCCGTAATAAGGGCGCGGACCGTGGCGAAGGGGTCTAG
- a CDS encoding NADPH-dependent F420 reductase — protein sequence MQLPGIQTIGLIGAGNIGSQLARLSIASGYDVVISNSRGPETLADLVAKLGPKARAATSEEAAAAGDLVVVTVPLKNYESVPVEPLAGKIVIDTNNYYPERDGQIAELDDKSNTTAGMLQRHLPSSKVVKAFNHIESAKLTTEGQASGTDNRRALVIAGDVAEAKTIVTSLIDGFGFDVVDVGSLSNSWRVENGQPAYGPRFTVAELTEKLAEATR from the coding sequence ATGCAACTTCCTGGAATTCAGACCATCGGCCTCATCGGAGCCGGAAACATCGGCAGCCAGCTGGCTCGCCTCAGCATCGCGAGCGGCTACGACGTCGTCATCAGCAACTCGCGCGGGCCGGAGACGCTCGCCGACCTCGTGGCGAAGCTCGGCCCGAAGGCTCGCGCCGCCACCTCCGAGGAGGCAGCCGCTGCCGGCGACCTCGTCGTGGTGACCGTGCCGCTGAAGAACTACGAGTCCGTTCCGGTCGAGCCCCTCGCGGGCAAGATCGTGATCGACACGAACAACTACTACCCCGAGCGCGACGGCCAGATCGCCGAGCTCGACGACAAGTCGAACACAACCGCCGGCATGCTGCAGCGTCACCTTCCGTCGTCGAAGGTCGTCAAGGCCTTCAACCACATCGAGTCGGCGAAGCTCACCACCGAGGGCCAGGCATCCGGCACGGACAACCGCCGAGCTCTCGTGATCGCGGGCGACGTCGCCGAGGCGAAGACGATCGTGACGAGCCTGATCGACGGATTCGGCTTCGACGTCGTCGACGTGGGATCGCTCTCGAACAGCTGGCGCGTCGAGAACGGCCAGCCCGCCTACGGACCGCGATTCACCGTGGCGGAGCTCACAGAGAAGCTCGCCGAAGCGACCCGCTAG
- a CDS encoding nucleoside hydrolase translates to MPQRPYLLDCDTGVDDALALFHLLSDPEVDLVGVSTVSGNTSAAQAAENTLRLLALAGRSDVPVAVGEHHFRMVDFDGGVPHIHGDNGIGGIELPSSAVGPSDESGAELIARLAREHRGELHLIAIGPLTNLALALEIEPELPSLIGALTIMGGAALAPGNSTPVAEANIACDPHAAELVFAADWNITMVGLDVTMKHLVEAPDRAALLSAPGRIAPVLGEMLGIYFDFYVSVFGRPCSALHDPLAVAIATGEVVPTLAPVVRVRVDATDGPGRGQTVCDMRGLYAGYPAQNGARVRVVLEVDQPYAPLLMKRLLSFD, encoded by the coding sequence ATGCCGCAACGCCCGTATCTGCTCGACTGCGACACCGGAGTAGACGACGCCCTCGCCCTGTTCCATCTGCTGAGCGACCCCGAGGTAGACCTCGTGGGTGTGAGCACCGTTTCGGGCAACACGTCTGCGGCGCAGGCCGCCGAGAACACGTTGCGCCTCCTGGCTCTGGCTGGCCGTAGCGACGTGCCCGTGGCGGTCGGCGAGCATCACTTCCGCATGGTCGACTTCGACGGCGGCGTTCCCCACATCCACGGTGACAACGGAATCGGCGGCATCGAGTTGCCCTCCTCTGCCGTCGGCCCCAGCGACGAGTCCGGCGCCGAGCTCATCGCGCGCCTGGCCCGCGAGCACCGCGGCGAGCTGCATCTGATCGCCATCGGCCCACTCACCAACCTGGCCCTGGCGCTCGAAATCGAACCCGAGCTGCCGAGCCTCATCGGTGCGCTCACCATCATGGGAGGAGCCGCGCTCGCCCCCGGCAATTCCACGCCGGTGGCCGAGGCCAACATCGCCTGCGACCCCCACGCCGCAGAGCTGGTGTTCGCCGCCGACTGGAACATCACGATGGTGGGTCTCGACGTGACCATGAAGCATCTGGTCGAGGCACCGGATCGCGCCGCGTTGCTCTCGGCGCCCGGCCGCATCGCGCCTGTGCTCGGAGAGATGCTCGGCATCTACTTCGACTTCTACGTCTCGGTGTTCGGTCGGCCCTGCTCGGCTCTGCACGATCCCCTCGCGGTGGCGATCGCCACCGGCGAGGTCGTGCCGACGCTGGCCCCGGTCGTGCGAGTGAGGGTGGATGCCACGGACGGGCCCGGTCGCGGCCAGACCGTCTGCGACATGCGCGGCCTCTACGCCGGCTATCCCGCGCAGAACGGCGCGCGCGTGAGGGTCGTGCTCGAGGTCGATCAGCCGTACGCGCCGCTGCTCATGAAGAGGCTCCTGAGTTTCGACTGA
- a CDS encoding NTP transferase domain-containing protein produces MPTPSDFAFVATGTAGIVLAAGGGKRFGGPKALAISPDGTPWLVNAVRSLLGGGCAPVIVVLGSAADEAEALLSKAFAVAGGDDGANREVRVVRSADWQTGMAASLRAGLLAANEIDPRPVAVAVVTVDVPSLSSAMVRRLVAPAPGPTPVEPATLRQASFSGAPGHPVVIGRAHWGALVEQLHGDTGARRYLRAHGATVVDCSDLGSGMDIDVDDRTP; encoded by the coding sequence ATGCCGACACCGTCCGACTTCGCGTTCGTGGCGACGGGTACGGCAGGAATCGTGCTGGCGGCCGGCGGCGGAAAGCGCTTCGGGGGGCCCAAGGCGCTGGCCATCTCTCCCGACGGCACTCCCTGGCTGGTGAACGCCGTGCGGAGCCTCCTGGGCGGAGGCTGCGCCCCCGTCATCGTGGTTCTCGGCTCCGCCGCCGATGAGGCGGAGGCCCTGCTGTCGAAGGCGTTTGCGGTCGCCGGCGGTGACGATGGTGCTAACAGAGAAGTACGGGTCGTGCGCTCCGCCGACTGGCAGACGGGGATGGCCGCGTCGCTCCGTGCGGGCCTGCTCGCCGCGAACGAGATCGATCCCCGACCGGTGGCGGTCGCAGTGGTCACCGTCGACGTTCCCTCGCTGAGCTCCGCCATGGTGCGCCGCCTCGTGGCGCCCGCGCCAGGGCCCACGCCCGTGGAGCCCGCGACCCTGCGCCAGGCCTCCTTCTCCGGGGCTCCCGGGCATCCGGTCGTCATCGGTCGTGCTCACTGGGGGGCGCTCGTCGAGCAGCTACACGGCGACACCGGCGCACGGCGCTACCTTCGAGCCCACGGGGCGACGGTCGTGGACTGCTCCGACCTCGGCTCCGGCATGGATATCGACGTGGACGACCGCACGCCATAA
- the uraD gene encoding 2-oxo-4-hydroxy-4-carboxy-5-ureidoimidazoline decarboxylase has product MTDHAVDHLRVELRACLAVPRWIDEVAARAPFTSVDDLLAAGREAANPLTDDEVSLALADHPRIGDRPVGDGVAQQHSRAEQASLGADDEQLAAAIAEGNRAYEKRFDRVFLIRAAGRSRREILEELTRRIRLHDADEAIIVEQQLREIALLRLEKMFGAGEKA; this is encoded by the coding sequence ATGACCGATCATGCCGTCGACCACCTGCGTGTCGAACTGCGAGCCTGTCTCGCCGTCCCCCGATGGATCGACGAGGTCGCGGCCCGGGCTCCGTTCACGTCGGTAGACGACCTGCTCGCGGCGGGGCGCGAGGCGGCGAACCCCCTGACCGACGACGAGGTGTCGCTGGCCCTCGCCGATCACCCGCGCATCGGTGACAGGCCGGTCGGCGACGGAGTGGCCCAGCAGCACTCCCGCGCGGAACAGGCGTCGCTCGGTGCCGACGACGAGCAGCTCGCCGCCGCGATCGCCGAGGGCAACAGGGCCTACGAAAAGCGATTCGACAGGGTGTTCCTCATCCGGGCCGCGGGGCGCTCTCGGCGCGAGATCCTCGAGGAGCTCACCCGGCGCATCCGGCTGCACGATGCCGACGAGGCGATCATCGTCGAGCAGCAGCTGCGCGAGATCGCCCTGCTACGCCTCGAGAAGATGTTCGGGGCGGGGGAGAAGGCGTGA
- the uraH gene encoding hydroxyisourate hydrolase, translating to MTRSHITSHVLDAATGTPASGVPVRLEQRGVDGWRTLADGVTDADGRVSSFGPEALPAGRYRVTFDTETYFASLGKTAFYPEVQIVFTLADVDAHYHVPLLLSPFAYSTYRGS from the coding sequence GTGACGCGCAGCCACATCACCAGCCACGTGCTCGATGCCGCAACGGGCACGCCAGCGAGCGGCGTTCCCGTTCGGCTCGAGCAGCGAGGAGTCGATGGCTGGCGCACGCTGGCCGACGGTGTCACGGATGCCGATGGCCGGGTCTCGTCGTTCGGCCCCGAGGCCCTGCCCGCCGGCCGATACCGGGTGACGTTCGACACGGAGACGTACTTCGCCTCGCTCGGGAAGACGGCATTCTACCCCGAGGTGCAGATCGTCTTTACTCTCGCCGACGTCGACGCGCACTATCACGTGCCGCTTCTGCTCAGCCCGTTCGCCTACTCGACGTACCGCGGCAGCTGA
- a CDS encoding amidohydrolase family protein: MGTIYRGHVFHIAGSPELQDARASLVSVPDGALVVSDAGTIEWVGEATLLPRPYAAYAVVDNRSGYILPGFVDAHVHFPQTYSTDSYGGGQLLEWLDNCIFPAESRLADPAFAERIARDFTRRRVAAGTTAAMVFGSAFPHAQDALFESTRDAGLRVVSGRGIQTVGPESASALLTGEAEAIELVRDEIDRWHAVDTGDATTAKLQVAIVPRFSLSVTRDTLRSLGELYDEVRGDGVYFHSHLNENDRPGDGEIAAVQAVYETRTYLDTYDGRFLPDSKVGGSSLLGRRSILAHAVHCQPSELGRLAETGSSIAHCPTSQQFLGSGTMPWKRTTDVGVTVAIGTDVGAGDEWLVSRVLNDCFKVHLSEHGDASLSIDPAELLFTGTLAGARALDMEERFGNLDVGKDADFLLIDPDRHEPLASVLEHGIRADDAETAMGQELFALLMGLREEAIVGTFVQGRRVIAPE; the protein is encoded by the coding sequence ATGGGCACCATCTACCGGGGACACGTCTTTCACATAGCCGGCTCCCCCGAACTGCAGGATGCGCGAGCGAGCCTGGTCTCTGTCCCCGACGGCGCGCTCGTCGTCTCCGACGCCGGCACCATCGAGTGGGTCGGCGAGGCCACTCTGCTGCCGCGGCCGTACGCGGCGTACGCCGTCGTCGACAACCGGAGCGGCTACATCCTGCCCGGGTTCGTCGACGCGCACGTCCACTTTCCGCAGACGTACTCGACCGACTCGTACGGCGGCGGCCAGCTGCTGGAGTGGCTCGACAACTGCATCTTTCCCGCCGAGTCCCGGCTGGCCGATCCGGCGTTCGCCGAGCGCATCGCCCGCGACTTCACCCGCCGTCGGGTCGCAGCCGGAACGACCGCGGCGATGGTCTTCGGCTCCGCGTTCCCGCACGCGCAGGATGCTCTCTTCGAAAGCACGCGGGATGCCGGGCTGCGCGTCGTGTCGGGCCGAGGCATCCAGACCGTGGGGCCAGAATCGGCGAGCGCCCTGCTCACGGGCGAGGCCGAGGCGATCGAGCTCGTGCGCGACGAGATCGACCGCTGGCACGCCGTCGATACGGGTGACGCTACGACGGCGAAACTACAGGTGGCGATCGTGCCCCGCTTCAGCCTCTCTGTCACCCGGGACACGCTGCGATCGCTCGGCGAGCTCTACGACGAGGTGCGCGGCGACGGGGTGTACTTCCACAGCCACCTGAACGAGAACGACCGCCCCGGCGACGGCGAGATCGCGGCCGTACAGGCTGTCTACGAGACCCGCACCTACCTCGACACCTACGACGGACGCTTTCTGCCCGACTCGAAGGTCGGCGGCTCGAGCCTGCTCGGGCGACGCAGCATCCTTGCCCACGCCGTGCACTGCCAGCCGTCCGAGCTCGGGAGGCTCGCGGAGACGGGGTCGTCGATCGCCCACTGCCCCACCTCGCAGCAGTTCCTCGGATCGGGCACCATGCCCTGGAAGCGCACGACCGACGTCGGGGTGACCGTGGCCATCGGCACCGACGTTGGCGCGGGCGACGAGTGGCTCGTGTCTCGGGTGCTCAACGACTGCTTCAAGGTACACCTGTCGGAGCACGGTGACGCCAGCCTGTCGATCGACCCGGCCGAGCTGCTCTTCACCGGCACCCTGGCCGGCGCGAGGGCCCTCGACATGGAGGAGCGCTTCGGAAACCTCGACGTGGGCAAGGACGCCGACTTCCTGCTCATCGACCCCGATCGGCACGAGCCGCTCGCGTCCGTGCTCGAGCACGGCATCCGGGCGGATGATGCGGAGACCGCCATGGGCCAGGAGCTGTTCGCGCTCTTGATGGGGCTGCGCGAAGAGGCGATCGTGGGCACCTTCGTGCAGGGCCGCAGGGTGATCGCGCCCGAGTAG
- the pucL gene encoding factor-independent urate hydroxylase, with product MAIVLGPNQYGKAENRIVRINRDTARHEIRDMNVSTALRGDFSAAHLLGDQSQVLPTDTQKQTAYSYAKEKGVASIEAYGLELATHFVDAVEPVAGARIEIEEYAWQRATVDGQEHDHTFVRLGQEVRTAAITVEGKGDAQRRWIIGGLKDLVLLKSTGSEFHGFLTDEYTRLEPTTDRVMATALVAQWRFTETDANWAGLDWNEIYANIKRILVTQFATVHSLALQQTLYEMGKSVLEAYPAIAEIRFSAPNKHHFLYNLETFGVENNNEVFHADDRPYGLIQATVLRDDAPDAGPAWVPAADRA from the coding sequence ATGGCAATCGTCCTCGGCCCCAACCAGTACGGCAAGGCGGAGAACCGCATCGTGCGCATCAACCGCGACACCGCGCGGCACGAGATCCGCGACATGAACGTGTCCACCGCGCTCCGCGGAGATTTCTCCGCCGCCCATCTCCTGGGCGACCAGTCCCAGGTGCTGCCGACGGACACGCAGAAGCAGACCGCCTATTCCTATGCCAAAGAGAAAGGCGTCGCCTCGATCGAGGCGTACGGCCTCGAGCTCGCCACTCACTTCGTCGACGCCGTCGAGCCCGTCGCGGGCGCTCGAATCGAGATCGAGGAATACGCCTGGCAGCGCGCCACCGTCGACGGCCAGGAGCACGACCACACCTTCGTGCGCCTCGGTCAGGAGGTGCGCACGGCCGCGATCACCGTTGAGGGCAAGGGCGACGCGCAGAGGCGCTGGATCATCGGGGGGCTGAAAGACCTCGTTCTGCTCAAGTCGACCGGGAGCGAGTTCCACGGCTTCCTCACCGACGAGTACACCCGGCTCGAGCCCACCACCGACCGGGTGATGGCCACCGCCCTCGTCGCACAGTGGCGCTTCACCGAAACCGACGCGAACTGGGCCGGGCTCGACTGGAACGAGATCTACGCGAATATCAAGCGCATCCTCGTCACGCAGTTCGCCACGGTGCACTCCCTCGCCCTGCAGCAGACGCTCTACGAGATGGGCAAGTCCGTGCTCGAGGCATATCCGGCCATCGCCGAGATCCGATTCTCCGCGCCCAACAAGCACCACTTCCTCTACAACCTCGAGACGTTCGGCGTCGAGAACAACAACGAGGTCTTCCACGCCGACGACCGCCCCTACGGCCTCATCCAGGCCACCGTGCTGCGCGACGACGCTCCGGATGCCGGACCCGCCTGGGTTCCGGCCGCCGACCGCGCGTAG
- the allB gene encoding allantoinase AllB, whose protein sequence is MSERHDLVVRAARVLVNGRFREASVVVDGGVIVAIDELGAPLEAKSVVSLTEEQVLIPGIVDTHVHVNEPGRTDWEGFASATLAAAAGGVTSIIDMPLNSIPPTTTVEALELKRAAAGPQASVDVGFWGGAIPSSLGSLESVHDAGVFGFKAFLSPSGVDEFPHLDTEQLFAAAREIAAFGGLLLVHAEDPAVLDRHEATAGAGGTDYLDFVASRPDLAEEDAIAHIIEAVRATGVRAHILHLSSARALPQIAAAKADGLPLTVETCPHYLSFSAEAIADGATEFKCCPPIRDAGNRELLWQALESGLIDIVASDHSPSTKELKFAHDGDFQLAWGGISGLQLSLSAVWTGARSRGITLESVIDWMSTKTARFAGLPQKGGIAIGADADLVAFSPDASFTARAEALRHKNKVSAFDGSELFGIVDVTWLRGVPVYSIADPGSAIEPSGRLLSRT, encoded by the coding sequence ATGTCAGAACGTCATGATCTTGTGGTGCGCGCGGCGCGCGTGCTCGTCAACGGACGCTTCCGAGAGGCCTCCGTCGTCGTCGACGGCGGCGTCATCGTGGCCATCGACGAGCTCGGCGCCCCCCTCGAAGCGAAGAGCGTCGTCAGCCTCACCGAGGAGCAGGTGCTCATTCCCGGCATCGTCGACACCCACGTGCACGTCAACGAACCGGGCCGCACCGACTGGGAGGGTTTCGCAAGCGCGACCCTCGCGGCGGCGGCCGGCGGGGTGACGAGCATCATCGACATGCCGCTGAACAGCATCCCGCCCACGACGACGGTCGAGGCGCTCGAGTTGAAGCGGGCGGCAGCTGGCCCACAGGCAAGCGTCGACGTGGGCTTCTGGGGCGGGGCGATTCCCTCGAGCCTCGGCTCGCTCGAGAGCGTGCACGACGCCGGAGTCTTCGGCTTCAAGGCCTTCCTCTCCCCGTCCGGCGTCGACGAGTTTCCGCACCTCGACACCGAGCAGCTCTTCGCAGCGGCACGCGAGATCGCCGCGTTCGGCGGGCTCCTGCTCGTGCACGCCGAAGACCCGGCGGTGCTCGACAGGCACGAGGCCACCGCAGGAGCCGGCGGCACCGACTATCTCGACTTCGTGGCGTCGCGCCCAGACCTTGCCGAGGAAGACGCCATCGCCCACATCATCGAGGCCGTGCGCGCCACCGGGGTGCGCGCCCACATCCTGCACCTCTCGAGTGCGCGTGCCCTGCCCCAGATCGCGGCGGCCAAGGCAGACGGCCTGCCCCTCACGGTTGAGACGTGCCCGCACTACCTCAGCTTCTCTGCCGAAGCCATCGCCGACGGGGCCACCGAGTTCAAGTGCTGCCCTCCCATCCGCGACGCGGGCAATCGCGAGTTGCTCTGGCAGGCACTCGAATCGGGTCTCATCGACATCGTCGCCAGCGACCACTCCCCCTCGACGAAAGAGTTGAAGTTCGCGCACGACGGCGACTTCCAGCTCGCCTGGGGCGGCATCTCGGGCCTGCAGCTCAGCCTCAGCGCCGTCTGGACGGGCGCCAGGTCGCGCGGCATCACTCTCGAGAGCGTCATCGACTGGATGTCCACCAAGACCGCCCGCTTCGCCGGCCTCCCGCAGAAGGGCGGCATCGCGATCGGCGCCGACGCCGACCTCGTGGCCTTCTCGCCCGACGCATCGTTCACCGCTCGCGCCGAGGCGCTGCGACACAAGAACAAGGTGAGCGCCTTCGACGGCTCCGAGCTCTTCGGCATCGTCGACGTCACCTGGCTGCGCGGGGTTCCCGTCTACTCGATCGCCGATCCCGGCTCGGCAATCGAGCCATCGGGGCGGCTACTCAGCCGCACCTGA
- a CDS encoding pyridoxamine 5'-phosphate oxidase family protein — translation MIDGVGVGSASRIPAEAFATLTHWLPANDEFARPLIALATVDVQGRPDVRNVLLSEYSPAGFFVHTDERSRKMADVTANPNAAFSIAWPADFRQLTVQATAERATPEEEALAYSRRSRYLQLLAWLNSVEFAELPQPQREAEWAAFDAAHPDGTLTPPPTWAGLLLRPTRITFWRGGALAASTRLEYTLAASGTWRTSILPG, via the coding sequence ATGATCGACGGCGTGGGGGTCGGCTCCGCTTCGAGGATCCCGGCTGAGGCGTTCGCCACGCTCACGCACTGGCTGCCGGCGAACGACGAATTCGCGCGGCCGCTGATCGCCCTCGCCACCGTCGATGTGCAGGGGCGGCCGGATGTGCGGAACGTGCTGCTCAGCGAGTACTCCCCGGCCGGCTTCTTCGTGCACACCGACGAACGCTCCCGCAAGATGGCCGATGTCACGGCGAACCCCAACGCGGCGTTCTCGATAGCGTGGCCGGCAGACTTCAGACAGCTCACGGTGCAGGCGACCGCCGAACGGGCCACGCCCGAAGAGGAAGCCCTCGCCTACTCCCGGCGCTCCCGCTACCTGCAGCTGCTCGCGTGGCTCAACTCGGTCGAGTTCGCAGAACTTCCCCAGCCGCAGCGCGAGGCGGAGTGGGCCGCGTTCGACGCAGCGCATCCGGATGGCACCCTCACGCCCCCTCCGACGTGGGCCGGCCTGCTGTTGCGCCCGACCCGCATCACCTTCTGGCGGGGAGGCGCCCTGGCGGCGAGCACCCGCCTCGAATACACCCTCGCCGCGAGCGGAACCTGGCGCACGAGCATCCTGCCCGGCTGA
- a CDS encoding creatininase family protein, translating to MSSTRRLVELSGPAATAALSSDSVIVLPTGAIEHHGAHLPLMTDYLLADAMANAAVDRAADAGVDVWALPTLAYTKSDEHHWASGTMWLTWETMMNTIVDLGNSIAATPATKVAFFNGHGGNLALLQVACRELRRRFGLQTFLLGPIVPPMSGADGDGPDELGLGIHGGHSETSLIMHIRPDLVDLDLAKRHVPEHLADFEHIGFKKSVSFGWLSNDFGTDGTLGDPTGANAAYGAVLFEHSVAQAASAFAEIARFDPAGPSA from the coding sequence GTGAGCTCGACGCGCAGGCTGGTCGAGCTGTCGGGTCCCGCCGCCACGGCCGCCCTCAGCTCGGACTCCGTGATCGTTCTGCCGACGGGCGCCATCGAGCACCACGGCGCCCATCTGCCGCTCATGACCGATTACCTGCTCGCGGATGCGATGGCGAACGCGGCCGTCGACCGTGCGGCCGACGCCGGTGTCGACGTGTGGGCGCTGCCGACCCTTGCCTATACCAAGAGCGACGAGCACCACTGGGCATCCGGCACGATGTGGCTCACGTGGGAGACGATGATGAACACCATCGTCGACCTCGGCAACTCCATCGCCGCGACCCCGGCCACCAAGGTGGCCTTTTTCAACGGTCACGGCGGAAATCTGGCGCTGCTGCAGGTCGCGTGCCGGGAGCTTCGCCGCCGCTTCGGGCTGCAGACCTTCCTGCTCGGTCCGATCGTCCCCCCGATGAGCGGGGCGGACGGCGACGGGCCGGACGAGCTCGGGCTGGGCATCCACGGCGGTCACAGCGAGACCTCGCTCATCATGCACATCCGGCCCGACCTCGTCGATCTCGACCTGGCGAAGCGGCACGTGCCCGAGCACCTCGCCGATTTCGAACACATCGGGTTCAAGAAGAGCGTCTCGTTCGGCTGGTTGTCGAACGACTTCGGCACCGACGGCACGCTCGGCGACCCCACGGGCGCGAACGCGGCGTACGGCGCGGTGCTGTTCGAACACTCGGTGGCGCAGGCGGCATCGGCGTTCGCCGAGATCGCCCGCTTCGATCCGGCCGGCCCCTCGGCGTGA